From one Phytohabitans houttuyneae genomic stretch:
- a CDS encoding SigE family RNA polymerase sigma factor, protein MIGAGGAPEGFAEFVRDRYPALVRHGAILTGDPGHGEDLAQEALVKTYRAWRRLHPDGNPEAYTRRVMVRAAWRAGRRLWRREVPTHAPPDLAGTDPYDGTDTAQMVFQALRSLPAQQRVVLVLRYWAGLSEQEIAAELGCSVGTVKSRASRAVAALRRLDGPLADAFAPAEVQ, encoded by the coding sequence GTGATTGGGGCGGGAGGGGCGCCGGAGGGCTTCGCGGAGTTCGTCCGGGACCGCTATCCGGCGCTGGTGCGCCACGGCGCGATCCTCACCGGTGATCCCGGCCACGGAGAGGATCTCGCGCAGGAGGCGCTGGTCAAGACGTACCGCGCGTGGCGGCGGCTGCACCCGGACGGCAACCCGGAGGCGTACACCCGGCGGGTGATGGTGCGGGCAGCCTGGCGGGCCGGCCGGCGGCTGTGGCGGCGCGAGGTGCCGACGCACGCGCCGCCCGACCTGGCCGGCACGGACCCGTACGACGGCACCGACACGGCACAGATGGTGTTTCAGGCGCTGCGTTCGCTGCCGGCCCAGCAGCGGGTCGTGCTGGTGCTGCGCTACTGGGCCGGGCTTTCGGAGCAGGAGATCGCGGCTGAGCTGGGCTGCTCGGTGGGCACGGTGAAGAGCCGGGCCAGCCGGGCGGTGGCCGCACTCCGGCGCCTGGACGGGCCGCTCGCCGACGCCTTCGCTCCCGCCGAGGTGCAGTAA
- a CDS encoding PhoH family protein: MTTTSPTEQTRVQTKITVPNSQIMVNLLGAGDEILRLIERSLASDVHVRGNEITVTGIPADNALAERLFTELLELIEKGETLTTDAVRRTVGMLEQGTTERPAEVLTLNILSRRGRTIRPKTLGQKRYVDAIDGHTIVFGIGPAGTGKTYLAMAKAVQALQAKQVNRIILTRPAVEAGERLGFLPGTLYEKIDPYLRPLYDALHDMLDPESIPRLMQAGTIEVAPLAYMRGRTLNDAFIILDEAQNTTPEQMKMFLTRLGFGSKIVVTGDITQVDLPGGTTSGLRVVRDILEGVEDVHFAQLGSSDVVRHKLVSDIVDAYARYDAERETQNGQGVHAVPGRTAARAGRRR; this comes from the coding sequence ATGACCACTACATCCCCCACCGAGCAAACCCGCGTGCAGACCAAGATCACGGTTCCTAACTCGCAGATCATGGTGAACCTGCTCGGTGCCGGGGATGAGATTCTCCGGCTCATCGAGCGTTCGCTCGCCAGCGATGTGCACGTGCGCGGCAACGAGATCACCGTTACCGGGATCCCGGCCGACAACGCGCTGGCCGAGCGCCTCTTCACCGAGCTGCTCGAGCTGATCGAGAAGGGCGAAACACTGACCACCGATGCTGTCCGGCGCACCGTCGGCATGCTCGAGCAGGGCACGACCGAGCGGCCCGCCGAGGTCCTCACACTCAACATCCTGTCCCGGCGCGGTCGGACCATCCGTCCGAAGACGCTCGGGCAGAAGCGCTACGTCGATGCGATCGACGGGCACACCATCGTGTTCGGCATCGGCCCGGCGGGCACCGGTAAGACGTACCTGGCGATGGCCAAGGCCGTCCAGGCGCTCCAGGCCAAGCAGGTCAACCGGATCATCCTGACCCGGCCGGCCGTCGAGGCCGGTGAGCGGCTCGGCTTCCTGCCCGGCACGCTCTACGAGAAGATCGATCCGTACCTGCGCCCGCTCTACGACGCGCTGCACGACATGCTCGACCCCGAGTCGATCCCGCGGCTGATGCAGGCCGGCACGATCGAGGTCGCGCCGCTGGCGTACATGCGGGGTCGCACGCTCAACGACGCGTTCATCATCCTCGACGAGGCGCAAAACACGACGCCCGAGCAGATGAAGATGTTCCTGACCCGGCTCGGCTTCGGTTCCAAGATCGTCGTCACGGGTGACATCACGCAGGTCGACCTGCCCGGCGGCACCACGAGCGGCCTCAGGGTCGTGCGCGACATCCTCGAGGGTGTCGAAGACGTGCACTTCGCCCAGCTCGGCAGCTCCGACGTGGTGCGCCACAAGCTGGTCAGCGACATCGTCGACGCCTACGCGCGGTATGACGCGGAGCGCGAGACGCAAAACGGGCAGGGCGTGCACGCCGTGCCCGGCCGTACCGCCGCCCGCGCGGGCCGGCGTCGCTAG
- the ybeY gene encoding rRNA maturation RNase YbeY, translated as MSIEIANESGVDVDTDAVMAVARHALDEMGVNPLAELSVLLVDVDYMTELNHRWMGSDGPTDVLAFPMDEGSVDHGPGEAGAGEPALLGDIVLCPEVAAKQAATAGHSPADELHLLTVHGALHLLGYDHAEPEEEREMFALQARLLSSWRASRVQ; from the coding sequence TTGTCCATAGAGATCGCCAACGAGTCCGGCGTCGACGTCGACACCGATGCCGTGATGGCGGTGGCCCGGCACGCGCTCGACGAGATGGGTGTCAACCCGCTCGCCGAGCTTTCGGTCCTGCTCGTCGACGTCGACTACATGACCGAGCTCAACCACCGCTGGATGGGCAGTGACGGCCCGACCGACGTGCTCGCGTTCCCGATGGACGAGGGGAGCGTCGACCACGGTCCCGGCGAGGCCGGCGCGGGCGAGCCCGCGCTGCTCGGCGACATCGTGCTGTGCCCGGAGGTGGCGGCCAAGCAGGCGGCCACCGCCGGCCACTCGCCGGCCGACGAGCTGCACCTGCTGACCGTTCACGGCGCGCTGCACCTCCTCGGCTACGACCACGCCGAGCCGGAGGAGGAGCGGGAGATGTTCGCACTGCAGGCCCGGCTGCTGTCCAGCTGGCGGGCCTCCAGAGTCCAGTGA